CGAGGAGAGTCAAAGAGAATATTAAAACACCGAGTGAGCTTCTAACCTCATAATCACAATAAGAAAGTTTCGATTCAAGAAAACTCTCTCTGAAGTTATTGACAGTTTTAGAAACTCTTTAAGTGATGAGTACATATATTCCATGCATATTTACCAACAGGCCCCTTCCTTTAGCTTATTATCTTCTGTCTCACGGATTACGCTTGAAATCGTAATTTTGCCGACATCTCTGTGTGGGCGGAAAGAGTCTGGTTCAGGTATGTCCTTCTTATTAACTCTCACCCGACTAGAGCTATTATCTTTGAGCCTTTAAATGTATGCAGACATTTCGACAGCAAACAAAATTGATAGGGTTTAAAGGGGCCTTATGAAGGTTGGTAGTTAATCCATTGTTCATGTGACAGTAATAAGAAGGTGCAGATCAGTGTATGAAACATATTAACTGAATTCCGTAGTTATTACACCACTCTACAAGTATTCAAGTGAACAAGCTCAGTTGTTGGAAGTTAAGGATGAATATGttcaagatttttttcataGTCGTACTGTTTGGTTTAACAAACCTGAATGTACTAACCGAAGGCAATGGATCTTGGTGGCAAGTATTGGTCAACATACGTATCCTGTTATACTAACGTTTTCTAACGTTTTACTAACAACCATGACAGTGTTCATAAACAACTATGTTGTCATAACGTTTATCGGCGTTTAATCTAACACCATCCTCCTTTCTTGTCAATTTAGGAACCTGGGTGTAAAAGGCTCCTCAAAGCCCCCGAACAACTATAACTTTCAACTTTCGCCAGCAAACGGAGTTAAGCCAGTCACTCCGAAGCAACAACGACTATGCCGAAAGTACCCCGAACTTGTTCCGTTCATTGGTCTGGGTGCAAACATCTCCATCAGCCAGTGCCAATATCAGTTTAAACGTAGAAAATGGAATTGTTCTGCGCAAAGTCCTGAAAATGTTTTCGGCAAAATTGTGAAAATAGGTAATATTTTACTCTATTCCCGTGTTTTTTCATGCTTGTCCATGCTTCGTTCTGACCTTTACTTCCTTAGTTACTTTATATTTCAGTCTCAAATTCGAATGTCACAGCTACCGATCTCATTTATTTAATGCCgaatttatttttgtattatGTCAGCAAGTAATCCTTTTTAGAACTCTTTTCCTCTCACAGGCGGTTAATGAGAGAACCGGCCACTGCAGTTGTACAACGTTCAACAAAAAGTCGCTCCTTTATATCACATGCGCGTACATTTTGAACAAAGAAATACCGATACATAATCGAGATAAATTGTCGCTCGCACTCCCCAAAAATGCCACAAAaccctttttaatttttttacagaaaCGAGACCTCAACCATTTTTCCTGTTGATAATTAAGTCACAAAATTTGTTCAATTGGTAATAAATTGCCAATTAAAACGCGCTACAAGAATAGTGTAATCAACCGTTCTTTTACGAAACGCAAAGAGCAGAAATTCGCAGTTTAAGTTCTAATTCATAAAAAAGAAGTTTCGTGAATGATTCCACATACCTTCGAAAAGTTCTCGGATCGGAAACTTTTAGTTTAAGTCACAGTGAAAACATTAATTGCCAAAAGGTTAATCACAGAGGGGCTCAACACtaactgaaaataaaagactAAAACTCGTTTAACTTCAGTCAGGAAACTTGAAACTTGGACAACACAACACTGAAAGTTACACGCGAAGCTAAATAAGTGGCAAAGTATCCTTGTCGCTTTCATTGCACTTTGTATCTATTTGTATTGTGATGCAAACAGTTTGCATCTCTTATCGAGTAATAGCACTTCATAAAAATTAAGCAAGTGTTAGTAGTCCTGTCTATGTAGAAAAGCGTATTTATTGTGATATCCAGTAAAGACTAACTTAGTGACTCAGCttagagagaaagaaaaacacacGTTTTGGCAAGGAAAGACAATGAAAACAACCAAAAATAACCATGGGCGTAGTTCTGTTGTTCGTTGCAGCCTGTGACAAAGCGCGATCTCCCCGAGGGTTGTCTTCTAATAATTGCTATGCAACATAAAATTTGCGATAGTGACAATCAAAAAATGAATGCTAAGCGTTATATTAAAGAACATTTTCCCGTTTTAGCCTGCAGGGAGACAGCTTTCACTTACTCCATAACAGCAGCAGGCGTGTCACACGCCATTGGAAGAGCTTGTAGCGATGGAAAGCTCTCCGCTTGTGGATGTGACAGCAGATACAAGGGAGTCAGCAATGCTGGATGGCAGTGGGGTGGCTGCAGCGACAACATTCATTTTGCGGATCAATTTTCCAGGAAGTTTGTCGATGCAGGGGAAAAAGGTCGCGACTTTCGTACTTTGGTTAATTTGCACAACAACGAAGCAGGCAGAACGGTAAGTCTTCCCCTGGACAAGCAATACGGCAAAATGAACTTTGCGTGTATTCAACGAAGTCCCTGAAAAGGAACTTCTTCTCTACTTATAATATGAGCTTAGTTTTGATGAATATCAATGCACAATGAACTTTTTCCTGTTTTAGGTCTCATTGGTAAGTTATCGAATCCACTGACGGCCCTGATGCTGCTGATGTACAATGTTCGAAAGGCCTTCACTGTCCAATAAAGCAATTAGTTGTCTAGTATTTTCTAGTTCTCTTTTCCACAGCACGGTAATATTAATTTCGCTTCATCAAGCAGTCCTTTATTCTCAATTTTTGGGCTTGGAGAGAAGATAACGGCGCAATTAAATCGGCAACTGAAACTGAAAGCGGAAGCCGCAGGCAACGATTTTTGTTAGTAATTAAAGAACAGACACTTTCCGACTGATAATTTCAAAATGAATCAATTATAATTGTGCCGTTGCGGTGGAAAGGTTGTCTGTAAGGAAAAGTCTAATTCAATTGTTTTTTAagtgtctttttcttttctctatCTTCGTCAGGAAGCTTTAGCGAAGCCGCGCATTTGGCATGCCTTAATAAACCATGTTTTGCCTAGATGGCGTCGGTTATGGAAGACTGTTTTCGATGATATGTTAGTCATGAGTTTTTCGCGGCACCGAAGAATTATTACACCTTAGAATGCTGATGATGAAATGAATATCTTTCTCATACTATCAATTCTACTTAGCTAAAAAAAGAAAGTCATAAAAGATTCATCGATCCCTCACCAGTTTCTATTCCTGTTAAGTCTTCCTACCTTCCATCGAATTTTTGTCAGTTCTGTCTTTAATGTTGAGCCTGTAGTATCCCAAGTTGATCAATTAACAAATCTGAACACAATTTCCCAACACTgcaacaaatttaaaaactttCAGTACGACATGTTGGAGTACACTGAAGCAACTGGGAAGTGGGACTTTAAAACTTAAGTGAACCGTCAGTACAGAGTTACACTGACGCTCTGTTGCTTGTAGACACTTCCGCCAAATCGTTGCATTTGTACAAA
The genomic region above belongs to Montipora capricornis isolate CH-2021 chromosome 5, ASM3666992v2, whole genome shotgun sequence and contains:
- the LOC138048755 gene encoding protein Wnt-1-like translates to MNMFKIFFIVVLFGLTNLNVLTEGNGSWWNLGVKGSSKPPNNYNFQLSPANGVKPVTPKQQRLCRKYPELVPFIGLGANISISQCQYQFKRRKWNCSAQSPENVFGKIVKIACRETAFTYSITAAGVSHAIGRACSDGKLSACGCDSRYKGVSNAGWQWGGCSDNIHFADQFSRKFVDAGEKGRDFRTLVNLHNNEAGRTAVRNNMVRECKCHGVSEACTVRTCWNRLPDFRRIGEVLKDKFDSASMVEFEENNNRNGHAARRIKPAFRPKNKLHKPPTTADLVYYEKSPDFCERNLKTGSLGTRGRLCNNTSLGTDGCDLMCCHRGYTTSENELEELCNCRFFWCCKVKCEHCRSKQIIHRCN